One part of the Raphanus sativus cultivar WK10039 chromosome 7, ASM80110v3, whole genome shotgun sequence genome encodes these proteins:
- the LOC108815685 gene encoding uncharacterized protein LOC108815685 has product MDVNFDEGVELAVNLRYDRLVGFCRLCARLTHDQSRCPTKVQEVQEVKEERPLSDHGPKPLSYKAAVGNGEGNVGGADTRTRGVKEDIKGKGIAREGQGPYRNEGRTRGKFGGGYGEGPPRRQYGYGAPREDQRRFAINTRGVQQLRDGAGDALPHPQKLMMDAFKGAHQPPRKSQETRKQEGSSGTRKALLFEDSVAMVGLEEGETSQDRKEVEERQVDVDKELKEVTGEAKDVVDDAKQQISPLDEANLVVEGVLLSDSELLDEEWEEGEVPDFMEDMEMGPLVAEGVGNEDTEVASIPTGDEEGAGPKATKKKGAKGGTGGGAAGTRLVHKLLSPRKTKIAKAPVKNGEGKKAGNKP; this is encoded by the coding sequence ATGGATGTGAACTTTGATGAAGGTGTAGAGCTTGCGGTGAATCTGCGATATGATAGACTGGTGGGTTTTTGTAGGCTGTGTGCTCGCTTGACACATGATCAATCACGGTGCCCAACTAAGGTGCAGGAGGTGCAAGAGGTTAAGGAGGAGAGACCGCTCTCTGATCATGGGCCGAAACCACTAAGTTACAAAGCGGCAGTTGGAAATGGTGAAGGTAATGTGGGAGGTGCCGATACACGAACCAGAGGTGTCAAGGAGGACATCAAGGGGAAGGGCATTGCTAGAGAGGGACAAGGACCATATAGAAATGAGGGGCGCACAAGGGGAAAATTTGGAGGTGGCTATGGAGAAGGACCTCCTCGTAGACAGTATGGTTATGGAGCACCCAGGGAGGACCAGAGGCGTTTTGCTATCAACACAAGAGGCGTGCAACAGTTAAGAGATGGGGCAGGGGATGCGCTTCCTCATCCTCAGAAGCTCATGATGGATGCTTTTAAAGGTGCTCACCAACCACCAAGGAAGAGCCAAGAGACGAGGAAGCAAGAGGGGAGCTCAGGTACCCGAAAAGCTCTTCTTTTTGAGGACTCTGTGGCAATGGTGGGATTGGAAGAAGGAGAAACATCACAAGACAGGAAGGAGGTGGAAGAGAGACAAGTGGATGTAGACAAGGAGTTGAAAGAAGTGACAGGGGAAGCAAAGGATGTTGTGGATGATGCTAAGCAACAAATCTCCCCATTGGATGAGGCGAATTTAGTGGTGGAAGGAGTGCTATTGTCGGATTCTGAGCTTCTGGATGAAGAGTGGGAAGAGGGTGAAGTTCCAGACTTTATGGAGGACATGGAAATGGGGCCTCTGGTTGCAGAGGGGGTGGGGAACGAGGATACTGAGGTTGCTTCAATCCCTACTGGTGATGAAGAGGGAGCTGGACCAAAGGCGACAAAGAAGAAAGGAGCCAAGGGTGGGACTGGTGGAGGTGCTGCGGGGACACGCCTAGTGCACAAGTTGCTATCTCCAAGGAAGACAAAGATTGCTAAAGCACCGGTGAAGAATGGAGAGGGGAAGAAGGCTGGAAACAAGCCTTAA